In Huiozyma naganishii CBS 8797 chromosome 5, complete genome, the genomic window AAAATAATCAGCTTCATAACTCCAGGGATCACCAGCGCGCATCTCGGTACAGTCCTGCTGATCCGTGTGCCAGTCCGCTTTAAATTTCGTGCCCGGTGGAAGCAAAGTCATGTCGAATGACCTCCCAAAATCAATAAGGTATATCCCGTTCCTATCCATACTAGTGTCCCCCTCAGAATCGTATACGCTCAAAGCCCGCTCAGCGTCAAATCGTATCATACAATTGTCTGGCTTCAAATCCCCGTGTATGATGCCAATACGGTGTATCGCTTCAACGGCCTTCATCAACTCAACAGTCAAGTATAAACATAAGTGTTCCTCAATGTGCCCACCGTTCCTGTACTCCTCACCGTACTTGTTCGCAAGGTCCAGTATGGTCCCCTGCTGCGCATAGTTCAACACAAGGTAACTTTCATCAAGGAAATAGTGCAGAGAATGCGCAGTGATTATAGATCGCACAGCATCCGAATCATGCAATCTGGTCTCAACTTGCTTTAGTATGTAGTACTCCCACAAGTTTGCTGgtttttccacttttaAAGCTTGTAGAGCGCCGGTGTCGGATTCGGCAAGATACACCGTACCGTAACCGCCTTCGCCCAGGATCCCCTGAATGGAATATGAATCGCCAGTAGATTGAAACGTTACCATCGGAGTCCTGCTGTTTCCGCCAGAGGAAATTTTGTTGCGAATCTTATGTAATTGGGCACTCTTGCTTAACGCATAACTGTAACCGTGGAAAGTTCTGTATTTCTTTAACGGCGGTGATATTTGAATTATTAAACGTTCCCGCAGTGCCGGGTCCAAGGGATGCTCGATTATACTCGCATTTTCGGTAGTCACCACTGGTTGAGAGACGAAGGGTGAACTTTGAGAGTTGAGATGTAACGGTTTCCTCGGGGGTGTTCCGTTATGTATTGAATTTTCCGTACGTTCTACTATTGGCGTCATGTTTAAGATGCTATCTGTTGTACGGTGGCGAACAGGCTCAGCTGCTGGTTCAGCTTTTTCCACGATCTTGTTTGTTGGAGGCTTTACCTCCGTTAGATCATCAATGTTATTTCTAGACACGTCTTGGGTATAGTTTTCATAAATAGCAAATTTGTTCTCTGTGTTGGTGGCATCGTCGTTTTCATCATTGCCTTCGTAGTTTTGATTGAACATCGAAAACACCTCATTTATTGcatcttttgaaaataatGTCACAGTTGTGGTTGGTGAATGTGGTCTCTTCATTAATGTAGAGTCATTTGCACCGTTTTCGTCATTCAGGCGCAGGATCGAAGTCTGGGTTATATTCTTAAATTGGTTGTTCAATTCGGAGCTGTTAACTTCAGGTGAAGCGACCCGCTGTTTTACTTCATTACGCGGAGGCTGAGAATCAGGGAGGACCATCGTTTCTACtatcttcaaaactttcctccttttctgAGAAGGGCTGGTACTCCTTTTGTCGTATAGATCTCTTTTCTTGGCTAAGATCTGCTCGATGCTAAACTCCTCTCCATTTTGAGTGTACAGAAGATTAAAGTTACAATCTATCCTCTCTGGTTTCCGGTTCGGGAGTTTCACAATTTTGTAAATTGGGTTTTCCCTTTCCCCTTCCTTGATACTTGATAGCGGTTCAAGATTGGTATTGACCCGTAGCATATGTGGCTCGTCGTCTTCCGCATCTTTAAAGATTGGTAATTTATCAATTGTTTTAAAGGACGCGCTACAAGAaccgttcttcaagaattttgGTTCCATCGTATGGTTAAAGAGATGTTGCACGGTCGCCAAAGGCTCAAGCTCTTTCAACTGAGGAGCAGCATTTTGGAGTTTCTCCTTCAGCTTTTCagtgttcttcttcagtcTCTTGGATGGTCTCGCGTTCCTTTCTAAGCCAACGCGTAAGATCAGATAGCATTCATCCACTTTACCCAACTGAAACAGTAATTGGGCAAATTCTTCATAGAACAGCGCTAATTTGGAACCAATATGCCGCCTCCACATAAACACAAAATGTCTCTCGCATTCTTCAAGGTCGTGTTGAACCACATAGGCGTTGATGTAATGTAACCACACTTTCAGAAACCTGGGGTCATTGTAGTATGTGTCTATGTTCATAATATACAGAAGACATCTTTCCAGCAGCGACTGCAACTGGTCGTTACCCCCCTCGCCACTATTCAGTGACAGCAACCAATTGATGTAGTCTATAAACAACTCCAATGGATCATCCATTTCCTCCAACTCATCCAATAACTTCTGCTCGAATTGAAGTTTCCGCTCGTTGTGCAGTCCGGAATCAAAACGACTCAGAGCCCGACCCCGACCCATGCGTGAGTACACCTCCCCATTATATGGTGCGGCATGCGAGGCCATGTGTATCCCCTCTCTGCCCGCCCAAACTAATGAACTGCGGctgtttatatatataagcaAATTACTGatttcattatttttaCTCTTAAATTGTAGGGCGGTTCGTTCGCCAAAGACATTGACGGTTTGAAAAGAGGTTGCATTGCAATATCCCACGTGAATGTGAACTACTGGGCCATTTATTTAACAGTTGTTGTGTACATATAGTGATTTGGGAGTAATTTTAATCTTTTCTTCATGATTTTCTTGCATTTCTGTCGTGTTTCGCCTAAAGCTCGTCGTATTTTTATTAAAGGGCCCAGATCATGGGATATTgttgaatatagaaaatgaatatgataagggtgataagatatcatcataggcataaacagaacacacacttgataaaagacacaaatgttaacgagacGAATAATGATGTcacaagtgtggaagtatcCACTACAGTAAGAAAGCGAAGagccacaccattgactttaagcaaattctcacatatataaagcctaGCTACctcgaatgaattgatccttctttctgttacaatatagaagagatcatcgaacctTATACTTATATAGTATAAATAAGAAGTCAACTTTGCCTAAGTCATCTCTCAATCTCTACttaaaatggatagtcacggcgaaaagacaatatccaacatgGTAGCACCTTACCGGTTACCACTGGGCCACAGGCCAGTGCGGTCAAAGATCCAAGAACCATTGATATTTCCCAATCCTCTTCTACTATTCTGAAAACAAAAGCTTCCACTGCAAACAACCCCGATGACTTAGCTGGCTAAATCGGCAACCTAAACATCGAGTTTGACAGCTTCCATTTGACTtctgaaaatgaaaatCATAAGACCAATCCAAACATTGGTCCTCACCACAACATGGCTGGTTCGTCCAACGCTGGATCCACTGCAACTCCTCCGCTTGGCCATGTTCCTACAAACTCAACTCCTCCAAATATTAACCAATTTCCCCATTCAGGGCATGTGCCACAGCATTTTATTATCCTCCATACCAGCAGATGCCACCTGCCAATTATGGGCCATACCCAtatcagcaacaacaggcATACAGTGTTTATGGACCTTCATCGTCAATGATCAGCGTACCAATTGCTGATCCAAACATTCCTAATGCCCTGAACCCGACGTTTCCTAACAACCTCTCAGTGATCACTAGCTCCAGAGGTTTTGACCATTGGATACAGCAGTTGATCAACCACCTAAAGAATCAAGTTTACAGCGACCTGAATCCCGACAGATACGGCAATACTAAGCGTTATGCCActgatggagaagaactcgGTATTACCTCGATATTCACTCATTATGTGAAGAAGGAATATTATCCTTCATGGATCCCAAAGATGAAGGACACCGAGTTATCCGAATACGACATTATTCAAAATGCCATGACCCAGGTACATCAGAAAGACTGATCCTGGAAATACAGTATGGCAATTAGCCCGACTCAAATTTGAGCCGGATGAACCCGCTATCATTTTTGTAGGACGTGTTAAACGTCTTATAAGAAACCTTCCATCAGAAATGTTGGTAACGTTGGACACATTTCTGAAAAATACAATACTGGATGTATTGCACGGTCCTTACGAATCGACCAAACTGCACTTCCGGTCTCTAACATCATTTTATTCAATTGATGACCTCCTTTATAGGATTCAAACTACCTATGATATTCAACAAAACACTCCTAGACAACGTTCAAACGTGTCTGGAACACAGAGGACACCAGTGCACACACCTACAACGGCCTATTGCTACAAATGCAACAGAGCAGGCCATTTTGCAGCAAACTGCACTTCTGCCAGAACAAGCGGCAGACCCAATCTAACACTAGACGTGGTACCTCATCTCGCGGATAGTCCCGTGGACAGTCACGCCGTACCACCGACCACGTGTCTTTAAGCCAGCAGTCATCCGACCAGGACCCAGAGAGGTTGGTTCCGGATGACTATTACCTTAGACATCCTTCACTCCCACGGATGGACACtaaacaattttttttaattgACACAGGGGCAGCCATCACTGTCGTAAACAACAAAAGTTTGTTACACGACATTCACCCATCGACAACGAAGATCTCAATAGCATCGAGTGCTAACCACAACATACCGTTCACCCATGAAGGTATCGTTATCCTCCGTTTGTCCGATGACTCGACTATCAGGATCTTGGCATTCTATGCTCCAACCATGACGAACAATTTGCTCAGCATGCACGATTTAGAACAAAACGGCCTGTTCCTGGACACAAGAATGAACATTTTGTATTCCACGAACCAAACCGCCAAAGCACATGTTATTATGCATGACTCGTTCCGCTGGCTATCTTTCCGTCATATAGTCTTCCCACCCAATGTCCCACCAGAAACGGTCAATTCTCTCCTCACAAAACGCGCTTATCCATAGACTACTTGGTCATATCAATGTTCAGTCGCTTTACAAATCCATTAAGAATAAAACATTCCAACACCTCGAACTTTCCGACATCGACTGGGGCAACCTAGCTCAGTTCCAATGTGTGGACTCTCTACAAGGCAAAAGTCGTCAACACTCACATATCGTTGGTTCCAGAGTCAaacatcaagaaaaatattcaaactTCGAATATATCCACTCCGATTTACTGGGACAGATCTCTTCTCCGAGCACGAACACTAAGGCGTGGTTCATCTCATTTACTGATGAAGCCATCAGATACCGCTGGGTCTACAAAATAACCGACAAGCGTGACACTACCATCCTACATATCCTAAAATCATTGATTGACTACATCCGCAATCAATTCAAAGGAAATGTACTGGCTTTCCAATTCGACCGGGGCAGTGAGTTTACGAACAACATTGTCCGCACCTATCTCGCTGAAAAGGGTATATCCACATTCTACACCTCCGTAGGTGACCACCAAGCTAACGGGGTAGCCGAACGTCTCAATCTAACGTTAATGAACGACTGCCGCACTCTGCTGAAAACTACCAATCTACTTTACCACTTATGGTTCTACGCTGTCCAATTTGCCACTCTGCTCAAAAACTCAGTCTACAACGACACTTTACAATCTTCTGCTCGTGCCAAAGCTGGTCTACCCGGAAGGGACATCAAAAATATCCTTCCATTCGGACAACCTGTCATAGCGCACTTCACGAAGCTTAAAACAGAGCTAAAATATCGTGGTGAACAAGGATTCGCCCTTGTCCCTTCTTCCAACTCATATGGCTATCAGATTTACATACCTGACTGAGGTAGTAGTTGACACCACTAAATATGCTGTTATTCGCTCAAACATTCAAATCAATTCCAACGAAGACTACGATGACACCATCTTTGACGATGCTATCAACCAACTTACCGACGCTATTGAACATACCACTGTTAACAATTCCGACAAACGTATCACTTCCTTTATGTCAGAGCATTAACTCAAATGAATAAAGGAGGCAATGGCCCAATCTCTTAGTCCGCATTGCACAACGTTTCAAATAGAGATAAAAGGACAGAACTGGCTGAATGACGTGTAGTGATTAGTTTTCATGTTTAACCAATCCGAAAGGTAGAGCCACCAACGTTTAACTTAGTGAAAAGTAACGGGAGAAGAATGATCCTCAGTGGTAAAGCATCAACAATGTATGTCTCTACCACCCAACCGGGAAGTATTATGATTATATATGATCGTATACCACTGGTCCACCACTATGCCTCGGAAATTCTCTGCACTGGGACGTAATTCTTCCAATGAATTTCCGTACTAGCGCTGCTATGTTGGATAGAGTGGGGCCTTGAGGTGGACTATGTATATCTTAGCCTGGGAGGgtcttccagcagacggtctGTGCCAGACGCCGGAAGCTTCTCGCTGATATGAAACACACAGTAGAAACACGTAGTAGAAGAACATAAAGTGCGGTGACAAACTTTCACTTTTTATAGTTCTGCAAGCAATATCACATTGTACGCTAGAATGGAATTCTGTATCCAACATTGGATGATGACTATCTGATATTCTGTACACACAATTATACGAGTTACatcagttgtacttggTTGACTAAGTCATATTCAGAGACGGTATTGAAAGATGCTGGTGCAGATACCATGCTCAGCATAATAtggccatccgcatgtctcgagtgGGTGTCCTTGCATGACAAGATCATAACAGATCACAGTACTGTAATTGAGACGATAACGGGCCATGAGTCCATTTCCAAGGGGCAGACTCTTAATATCAATATCCTCATATCTTCTCGattgatattttgaaaattaCTTCTCCAGTACATTATTATACGTGCCTACGTAGCATAAACCATAGAGTATTACAGTTTTTTGGGGGGACTATGATACTTGAATGTCCTGCCGTGGCTCAATTTCGGTAACACCCCCAGGTTATCAGCAGGTTATCAGATAAGTTGCACTCACTAGTTATGGGGAATTAAGAACAAGTTCGCAGGGTGATAAACACACATTGGAAATTACAGGGTGGAAAAAACGTGCAAACGAGGGCCTTGTTTGAACTGTCTTGATTCCAATATCTTCAAGGGGATACCTCAACTCACCAGTCCAAAACCTTTTCTTCTACCAGCAAGATCCAAACGGAACCAAGAAACTAACGTTTGGTGAAGATGGGAAACTGAAGAACACATTTATCCAGTTCCTTGCCGAACTGGGGCTTATGGAGCTCTATAAATGGTCATAGAATCAAGCTCAAACGATCTGGCCAATCAGGGAAAAATAAGGTTACGGTGAAAATTCTCCAGACTGTTTCTGATTCATGCACTTATACCTACATGCGTGtgagaaaagaaaacccAGTTTTTCTGACCAACAGGCTCATTCTGAGCATTTCATATTCTTGAACCGGTTATACAGCGATGCGATTCAGGTACCCATCCTCTGGCGACAGTTCTTTTTCTCTAAAGCAGATTCTGTCTAGGACCAGATTAGGCGTTTCCCTATAAAATAGGAGTTAGCACGACGGCGTTTCGACTCCTTTACTGGCCCGCGCCTCAACGCATCGTTTTATCGGCTGATATCGCTCAACACGTCGCGTAAGGAGAAACAAAAGTGTGTTCGATTACGACATGGGGAGGCATCTCTCCTTTCGTAACCCTCCCCCCTGTAACCTGCGGCACTATACAGAGGCGGGTGGAACTCCCTACACTACGGCGTAAACGGACATAAAAAGCAGAGAAAGCCTGGGCCAGCGGGCCAGCCGCCAGACGGGAGCCGTCCTGTCGCGGCCTATTGTTTTCCGGCGTTCCCAATCGGGAAAACAACAGTCCGAAGAAAGAAACGGGCAAAAGTCAGGCGGCTTTCGCGTCAGCCACGGaatctttttctctttttggCGCGGTTTTTTCCCCGATCGGGCGGTGGGCGAGATCTCCCGCGGCGCTATTGTGCGGATGCACTTTCCAGACGGGCggaaaaaagaggaaaacacaaacaacagAATACGCGCAGCGCGTTCAAAAGTATGCTTACCAAATACCATGGGGGGACGGCTGCCCGCTTCCCGCTGCAAGTTGCTCATTCCCCGAGGCATTCTGCTTGAGGATATCGGGTGCTGTATTCACACCC contains:
- the BUB1 gene encoding protein kinase BUB1 (similar to Saccharomyces cerevisiae BUB1 (YGR188C) and MAD3 (YJL013C); ancestral locus Anc_5.162) — protein: MASHAAPYNGEVYSRMGRGRALSRFDSGLHNERKLQFEQKLLDELEEMDDPLELFIDYINWLLSLNSGEGGNDQLQSLLERCLLYIMNIDTYYNDPRFLKVWLHYINAYVVQHDLEECERHFVFMWRRHIGSKLALFYEEFAQLLFQLGKVDECYLILRVGLERNARPSKRLKKNTEKLKEKLQNAAPQLKELEPLATVQHLFNHTMEPKFLKNGSCSASFKTIDKLPIFKDAEDDEPHMLRVNTNLEPLSSIKEGERENPIYKIVKLPNRKPERIDCNFNLLYTQNGEEFSIEQILAKKRDLYDKRSTSPSQKRRKVLKIVETMVLPDSQPPRNEVKQRVASPEVNSSELNNQFKNITQTSILRLNDENGANDSTLMKRPHSPTTTVTLFSKDAINEVFSMFNQNYEGNDENDDATNTENKFAIYENYTQDVSRNNIDDLTEVKPPTNKIVEKAEPAAEPVRHRTTDSILNMTPIVERTENSIHNGTPPRKPLHLNSQSSPFVSQPVVTTENASIIEHPLDPALRERLIIQISPPLKKYRTFHGYSYALSKSAQLHKIRNKISSGGNSRTPMVTFQSTGDSYSIQGILGEGGYGTVYLAESDTGALQALKVEKPANLWEYYILKQVETRLHDSDAVRSIITAHSLHYFLDESYLVLNYAQQGTILDLANKYGEEYRNGGHIEEHLCLYLTVELMKAVEAIHRIGIIHGDLKPDNCMIRFDAERALSVYDSEGDTSMDRNGIYLIDFGRSFDMTLLPPGTKFKADWHTDQQDCTEMRAGDPWSYEADYFGLAGIIHLMLFGTVIETEQLPSGKVKLRHSLKRYWQTDLWVPLFDTLLNSGNYDLPAVAKLRVLRLPIEEYLSGVKTLRELQLLVTNLGKELSI
- the KNAG0E03750 gene encoding integrase catalytic domain-containing protein → MSHQKRSILSSQNALIHRLLGHINVQSLYKSIKNKTFQHLELSDIDWGNLAQFQCVDSLQGKSRQHSHIVGSRVKHQEKYSNFEYIHSDLLGQISSPSTNTKAWFISFTDEAIRYRWVYKITDKRDTTILHILKSLIDYIRNQFKGNVLAFQFDRGSEFTNNIVRTYLAEKGISTFYTSVGDHQANGVAERLNLTLMNDCRTLLKTTNLLYHLWFYAVQFATLLKNSVYNDTLQSSARAKAGLPGRDIKNILPFGQPVIAHFTKLKTELKYRGEQGFALVPSSNSYGYQIYIPD